A stretch of Lactuca sativa cultivar Salinas chromosome 6, Lsat_Salinas_v11, whole genome shotgun sequence DNA encodes these proteins:
- the LOC111905466 gene encoding peroxidase 60 translates to MLRTDSTIVALAVWVIFFNLAGHCYGTLGYGGLQYGFYNGKCRASDVEDIVRRTVYSKFLTNRKIAPALIRMQFHDCFVNGCDASILLDGPNSEKTAPPNLSVRGYDVIDAAKTAVENVCPGVVSCADIIVMATRDVVSFSGGARYSVQTGRRDGLVSLAQNTLTLPPPTSSVSSAIRAFALKGFTATDMIYLLGGHTIGIAHCSLFKDRLYNYKNTGKPDPTMDLSLLSSLKSKCPQNTTADPTANLDQNPFSSAVVDKSFYSQIIMGRGVLQFDQDLASDRLSKSTVAAIARSSDFNARFGQAMIKLGATQVLTGKQGQIRKSCRAVNVVPTLTSLVN, encoded by the exons ATGTTGAGGACAGACTCTACAATAGTCGCATTAGCAGTTTGGGTCATCTTCTTCAACCTCGCTGGGCACTGCTATGGTACTCTCGGCTATGGTGGGCTCCAGTATGGGTTCTACAATGGCAAATGTCGAGCTTCAGATGTTGAAGATATCGTAAGAAGAACAGTCTACTCCAAGTTCCTAACAAACAGAAAAATTGCCCCAGCTCTTATTCGCATGCAGTTCCATGATTGCTTTGTCAAT GGTTGCGATGCGTCCATCCTACTAGACGGACCCAACTCTGAGAAAACCGCACCCCCAAATTTAAGCGTTAGAGGCTATGACGTCATTGATGCTGCTAAAACCGCAGTCGAGAATGTATGCCCAGGAGTGGTTTCTTGTGCAGATATAATTGTTATGGCTACAAGAGATGTCGTCTCCTTC AGCGGTGGAGCTAGATACAGTGTCCAAACAGGAAGAAGGGACGGACTTGTGTCTCTTGCACAAAATACTTTAACCCTCCCACCTCCTACTTCATCGGTGTCAAGTGCCATTCGAGCATTTGCTCTCAAGGGATTCACAGCCACCGACATGATCTATCTCCTTG GTGGTCACACTATCGGAATCGCTCATTGTTCATTGTTTAAAGACCGTCTTTACAATTACAAGAACACTGGGAAACCAGACCCAACCATGGATTTATCGCTGTTATCATCGTTGAAGAGTAAATGCCCTCAGAACACGACAGCGGATCCCACTGCCAACTTGGATCAAAACCCTTTTAGCTCTGCAGTTGTGGACAAATCTTTCTACAGTCAAATTATTATGGGTAGAGGAGTTCTTCAATTTGATCAAGATTTGGCATCAGACCGCCTCAGCAAGTCCACAGTTGCAGCCATTGCGCGTTCCTCCGATTTCAACGCCCGGTTCGGTCAGGCCATGATTAAGCTTGGTGCCACCCAAGTTCTTACCGGGAAACAAGGCCAGATCAGGAAATCATGCCGAGCAGTCAACGTAGTACCAACTTTAACTTCTTTAGTTAATTGA